The segment GCTCCTCGTTCAGGATTTCCCGCCACTTGAGATTGCCGTCAATGATCTCCTGGTGCATGGCGGCAAACAGCGGCCCTGCCCGGCGGGCAAAATCCTTGGCCGCCTCCGGCGGCGGCGCCTGGCCGCCGAGCTGGTAATCCCACCACTCCGAAAACAGGATTCGCAGGTCGCGTTCGTTGTTCTGCAGGAAACCCTTGACCCGCTGAGTCATCAGCTTCTGCGTGTACTCCTGCTGCTTCTCGTCCAGGTTGTACTGGCGGGCGATCTGGTTGACTGCGTGCTTCATCAACGCGTCGACCTGCCAGCCCATGGGATTGTTGTCCGCCGCCGAAGACCCGCCCGACGGATTCTGCTGGGCATGCCCGCGTTCGGCGATCAGGGCAACCAGCCCCAGCCCCAGAAACGCGACCGCACTGCAAACACGGCTCGATCGATTCATGAGACACCTGAAGGCGAACAGCCTCACCCCGGTTACGCGCGGGATGTGTCGCTCGATTACGGGACACCCGCCCGAACGGCGACCGTCCGCCCAAACACAGTGCATTATTATACTGACCGGGGCTTGTCAAGTTGCGGATGACACCAACCGCCGGACGAACGCCCGTCACGCCACCGAGACATTTTCCCCGCCACAGCCACCGGTCCGGACGCAGAAAGTCACTGAGACCGCAATCAGCCATTGCCCGGCGAAATAGGGCACCAGGACCAACAGCCCAGAGAAGGCAAAACCGCCCTGGAAACGAGCAACGGCCAGAACACTGTCCGACAGGACAAACAAGGCGGCCCCAACGCAGGCCACGATCGCGCCTGGCTTCTTCAGCACCAGCGCCCGGCCCGCGGCCTGGGCGGCCATCGCCAGTATGAACCCGGTGTACAGAACGACGGGCGCGCGCAGGCCACGCGGAACGTCGCCCCAGAGAAACGACACCAAGGCCGCCCCCAGAATGCTCCAGGCCACGAGCGGCACCCTTCGAGGAGCGACCGGGCAGTCCGAGGTGAAGGCCACGAGATAGCACAGGTGGGCAAGGAGGAAACTCACCAGGCCCGGTAGGAACCAGTCTCCGGGCAGCATCAGGAAGGTGTCCCCTGCCAGGGAGCAAACCAGTCCGGCAACAATACTCCACCTATAAAGACCGGGGCTGGACGGCGAGCCCACTGCGGCGGTGACCACCAGCAGAGCCGTACTCAAGGGCTTGAAAAGGTAGGTCAACCAAGCCATGTCCGGCACGGCATACGGAAGTCCGGCGGCCAGCACGACGGACGTGACCGTAGCCAGCGTG is part of the Phycisphaerae bacterium genome and harbors:
- a CDS encoding lysoplasmalogenase; amino-acid sequence: MRQDRRRWAGFLILTLATVTSVVLAAGLPYAVPDMAWLTYLFKPLSTALLVVTAAVGSPSSPGLYRWSIVAGLVCSLAGDTFLMLPGDWFLPGLVSFLLAHLCYLVAFTSDCPVAPRRVPLVAWSILGAALVSFLWGDVPRGLRAPVVLYTGFILAMAAQAAGRALVLKKPGAIVACVGAALFVLSDSVLAVARFQGGFAFSGLLVLVPYFAGQWLIAVSVTFCVRTGGCGGENVSVA